The genomic interval GGGCCACCCCGGCGGGCAGGATCGCCGCCTGGCCGGCGCCGATTACCCGGGTCTGGCCGTCCACGGTGACGGTGAAGGACCCGGCCAGCGGCATCCAGACCTGCTCACGGTCGACCGCGTGCACCGGCCCGGCGCCGTCCGGCGCCATCCGGACCCGCCAGGTGGCCAGCTCGGCGCTGCCCTGGCTGGGGGTGGCCAGCCCGGACATCGTGCCACCCGGGGTACGCGTCGTCCGGCTCTCGCTCTCGGTCACCACGACCACGTCCGCTCCTCGGATCACGTCGTCTCCTCGCTAGTCAAGTTGCTTTACTCAGATCACGAGTAAAGCAACTTGACTCGCCCGTGTCAAGATGGGGCGGTGACCACAGACGACCCACTGGCCCGTACCGAGCTGACCTTCCTGCTCGGGATGGGTTTCCAACTGGTGCTCGCCGAGTTCGTTCGGCGGGTGGCCGAGGCCGGCTACCCGGACCTGCGCCCGGTGCACGGACTGGCGTTCCAGGCGTTGCGCGGCGGGGGTGCCACCGGCACCGAGCTGGCGGAGCGGCTCGGTGTGACCAAGCAGGCCGCCGGGCAACTCGTCGACGAACTGGAACGGCGGGGTTACCTGCGCCGCGAGCCGCACCCGAGCGGTGGGCGGCGTCGGCTGATCGTGCTGACCGATCGGGCCACCGAACACCTCGCGGTCGCCGGCCGGGTACTGCACACCCTGGAGGCCGAGCTGGTCGCCGGAATCGGCGCCGACGGCCTCGCCGCGCTGCGTACCGAGCTGAGCCGGCTGGTACGGCACCTGGCCGGCGACGAGCCACCGCCGCTGCGCCCACTCTGGTAGCGGCGGCGACCACCGCTCCGGGCGGGGCACCGGATGCGCGGGAGGCGCACACCCTATCGCACTAACACTATAGATAATTAGGATGTACGGCGTGCTGGAGTTCTACCTGGATCGTCACGCCGGAATCCCGACCTATCTGCAACTGGTGCAACAGGTCACCCACGCCCTGCGGGTCGGTGCGTTGCATCCCGGTGACCGGCTGCCCACCGTCAAGGAGGCGTCGGCGCAACTCGCCATCAACCCGAACACGGTGCTCAAGGCGTACCGCGAATTGGAGCGCGGCGGGTTGGTCGAGGCACATCCCGGCCGGGGCACCTTCGTCCGCTCCGGGGTCGCGGTGGCCGCGGTGCCCGACCACCCGGTGCTGCGCGACCAGCTCGCGGCCTGGGTCGACCGGGCGCGGGCGGCCGGGCTGACCGCCGACGACGTGCTGGCCCTGGTCAGCACGGCGGTACGCCGCGGCTATCCGGAACGGACCGAGCCAGCGGCCTGACGCCGGAGCCGCCCCGCGCGATGCCGTCGGGCGGCTCAGTGCACCCGGACCGGGCTGGCGGCGTCGATCCGGGCGGTCACCTCCAGCCGGCGCGGGGCCAGCCCGGAGGTGGTCCGGAACCGCTCGACCGCCGTCGTCACATGGTCCCGGACGGCGGTCATCCCGGCCCGGGAGTTGAGCTGCAACTCGATCCAGAGTTCCGGCCGGGGTGCGGTGCCGGCCAGCGTGACCGACGCCCGGCGGACCTGCGGATCCCGGGCGAGGTCGCGTTCGAGGCCCCGGGCCAGCCGGGCGCCCCGGACCCGGGTGGCGCCGGGCAGCGCCGGGCCGGCGGCCGCGGTCTGGCCGGTGACGGACCGCAGGTCGAGGTCGCCGAGCACCGGGTAGCGACGGGCCCGGAGTACCCGACCGAGCAGCTTCGAGCCGAGCCAGGCGAAGAGGAGCCCGAGTACGCCGAGGATGACCAGGCCCCACGGGTCGATGCCGCGCCAGGTGCGCAGCAGTCCCGACCAGAGCAGCGGTGCCTCGTTGTCGACTCCGGCCAGGTGCCCGAGGCTGGCGATCAGCCCCACCACGCCGATGGCGGTGAGCACGAGCCCGACCACCGTCCAGAGCACCCGGATGGCGCTGTTCGTCATGCCGGCTCCCCGCGTCGCCGCATCAGCCCTCCACCCGGGCTACCTCGGTTCGTGGCCGGCTGCCCGACCGGACCATCTGCACGTCGACGTGGTCCTGGGACGAGGCACCCAGATTCTCCAGTTCGCGCCGGACCGTGAACTCCACCGCCAGCCGGACCGAGGCGTCGCCGGTCGCCCGGATCCGGGTCCGCCAGCCGAGGCCCTCGCGGCGGACCCGGGCGCTCGCCGACTCGACTCCGGGTACCGAGTTCGCGGCCGTCGCCAACTGCCGTTCCACCGACCGGCGTTGCAGGTGCCAGCCGTCGGCGAACCGGGCCGGTAGCCGCTCGGGCTTCCAGCGGACCAACTGTCCCCACAGGATCAGCAGTCCGACCACACCGGCGGCGATGATCCCGGTCCGCACCCAGGGATCCGCCAGCCGGGTACCGGTCAGGGTGCGGTACCAGTCCGTCCGGTCGATCACCACCGAGCCACGGTCCAGGGCCACCGCGAAGACCTCCACGATCAGCAGCAGTCCACCGCCCAGCAGCGCGCAGCCGAGCAGCAGGGTGGCGAGCCGGTTGACCAGGCGCATCGGTCAGCTCCCGTCCACCGGTACCGGCAGGTCGATGTCGTCGACCACCACCTCCACCGAGGGGCGCTGCCCGAAGTCGGCCAGTACGGCGCGGACCGCCCGCTGGATCTGTTCGGCCACCGGGGCGATCGGGACCGGAGCGACCTCGACGTGCACCTCGACCGGGTTCCCGAGCCGGATACCGACGATCTTGCCGCCGGGGAAGAGGGTGGCCACCTCCACGCCGGTGCCGGCGGTCAGTCCGGACACTCCGGGGACGGCGAGTACGGCGTCCCGGACTCTCCCGGCGACCGTGGCCAGATCGGCGACCGTGGCCAGTTCCGCGACGGCGGCCGGGCCGCTGACAGTGGTCGGGCGGGTCGGCGTGCCCCGGTCGGCGGTCGTGACCCGGGTGGCGTCGGAAGCAGCGGCGTCGGAAGCGTTCGCGTCGGAAGCCGCGTCGGTGGCCGCCCGGCTGGTCATCGGGCCCGCTGCTGGGGGTCGTCGCCGTCGCCGTCCTGGTCACCCTCGACGAAGACGTCGTCGACGTTGATGTTCACCTCGACGACCCGGAGGCCGGTCATCGCCTGCACCCGCTCGACGACGTTGCGGCGTACCGCCTCGGAGACGTCGACGATGCTCTGGCCGTAGAAGGTGACGATGTCCAGGTCGACCGCTGCCTCGCGCTCGCCGACCTCGACCGAGACGCCCTGCCGGATGGTCTCGCTGCCGCCCGGGACGAGGCCGCGGAGCTGCCCGACCCGCCGGGCCAGCCCGGCACCCATCGAATGCACGCCCGGAATCTCCCGGGCCGCGAATCCGGCGATCTTGGCGACCACGCCCTCCGCGATGCGGGTCTTGCCGGCCTCGGTGCTCAACTCGGCCCGGGGCGGTCCGCCGCCGTCCGGGCTGGCCACCGGTCCCGGCGCGGCGGCCTGCTTCCGGTTGTCGTTCCTGGTGGCGGTCTTGCTGTCAGCCATCGCCTCTCCTCATCTCCTGCCGCTGCTCGGTGGATATCCGGGTGCCCGGCACCCGCTCAGCGCCTGCGGGAGGCGGTTGCCCGGTCGGCGAGTCCGGCGACGTTGAGGTCACCGTCGATCACCCGTACGGCGAGCCACCCGACCAGGCCGGCGAGCACGGCCCCGGCCGCCGCTCCGAAGCCGGCGACGGCCCACACCGCCGCGATGAGGAAACCGGCGACGAAACCGAACTGTTGGCGTGACATGGGGTTCCTCCCCGGCTGGTGCGGCGTGCGGCAGGTCGCAGTGGCTTACACATTTGGCGGAGAAGTCGAACCCGGCCGGGCGGAGGAGATGTGTGATCTGCGTCACTCCGGCTCTTGCGATCATGCTTGCCCGTGTCGCCGGTACCGTGGCCGGGGTGCGGCTCACCAAGTACACCCATGCCTGCGTACGGCTCGAACACGACGGCGCCGTCCTCGTCATCGACCCCGGCTCCTGGAGCGAACCGGCGGCGCTGCGCGGTGCCGACGCGGTACTCGTCACGCACGAGCACACCGACCACATCGACGTACTGCGGCTGGCCGGCCTCGGTGTCCCCGTCTACGCGCCGGCCGGGGCGAACATCCCCGACCTCGACGTGCACCCCGTCGCGCCCGGGCAGGAGTTCACCGCCGCCGGCCTCCGGGTACGCGCCTTCGGCGGCCGGCACGCCACCATCTACGGCGGGAAGCCGGACTGCCCGAACCTCGGGTACCTCGTCGAGGGGCGGGTCTACCACCCCGGCGACTCGGTGCACCGGCCGGAGGTGCCGGTGGAGACGCTGCTCGTGCCGGTGCAGGGATCGTGGCTGAAGACCGCCGAGGCGATCGACTTCGTCCGGGACGTCGCACCCGAGCGGGCGTACGGCATCCACGACGCGCAGGTCAACGAGCGGGGATTGCAGAGCGTGCACGGGTGGCTAGCCGAGGAGGCCGGCGACTGCTACCGCTGGCTCACCCCGGGCCAGACGGCCTGACGCATCCCCCGCCACTCCCTCGATGACGGCCAACCGACGGCCGGTCGACGACCGCGCGTCGGTGATTCCGCACTCCGTAGCCGTCAACCGCTGCGGCCGGGGCCGGCCGGGCTGCCGGGCCGTTCGGTCCAACTGTCCACGATCGCCGCGACCAGCGCGACGAGTACGAATGCGATGGTGGCCAGCAGGGCGTCCCGGAAGGCCCGCGACCAGCCGCCGTGGGTGGCGGCCAGGGTGCTGAAGAAGATCGCGCCGACTCCGGCGATGCCGGCGGCGGCGCCGATCCGCTGGCCGGTCTGCAACATCCCGGCCGCGCTGCCGGCCTGGCCGACCGGCACCTCGGAGAGCGTCAGGTTCTGGTTGGGGGTGATCACCAGGCCGCTGCCGAGCCCGGCGACGAGCAGCGGCAGGGCGGTCGCCAGCGGCGCGCCGTGCCCCGGCACGAAGTGCAGGGCCAGGATCACCCCGCCGAGCCCGACCGCGACGGTGGCCAGGCCGATCGCGACCAGCGGCCGGCCGAACCGGTTGACGATCCGGCCGCCGACTCCCGCCGTGAGCGCCGAGCCGAGCGCGAACGGCGTGATCGCCAGGCCGGCCTCCAGCGCGCTGTACCGCAGGCCGCTCTGGAGATAGAGGGTGAAGAGGAAGAAGACCGCGACGAAGCCGCCGAAGTAGAGCAGCCCGATCAGGGTGCCGAGCGAGTACGACCGGAGCCGGAACAGCGCCAGGTCGAAGAGGGGTTCGCGGTGGCGCCGGTACCGCAGTTCCCAGCCGACGAAGCCGAGCAGCACCAGCAGACCACCGGGGATCAGCAGCCACTTGAGCGGCCCGTGCCACTGCTGCCGTTGCACCAGCGGCAGCAGCAACAGGACGACACCGGCGCCGAGCAGCAGTACGCCGACCGGGTCGAGGCCCTTGCGGCTGGCCCGGCGCCCGGGACCGGTCGGCAGCAGCCGCCAGGCGAAGAGGATCGTGGCGATGCCGACCGGCACGTTGACGAAGAAGACCAGTCGCCAGCCGAGGTGCTGGCCGCCGAGTTCGATCAGGGCGCCGCCGAGCAGCGGGCCGACGGCGGTGGAGATGCCGATGGTGGCGCCGAGCATCCCGAACGGGCGACCCCGGTCCGCACCCCGGTAGAGCTGCTGGATCAGCCCGATCACCTGCGGGTTCACCAGTCCGGCCGCCGCGCCCTGGAGCAGCCGGGCACCGATCAGCCAGGCCGGCGACTCGGCCAGCCCGGCCGCCGCACTGGTCAGGGTGAACAGCGCGAGGCCGAGCATGAAGACGTTGCGTCGGCCCCGGATGTCGCCGAACCGGCCGGCGGGTACCAGCATCAGCCCGAAGGTCAGCGCATACCCGGAGAGGATCCATTGGAGATCGCTCGGGTCGGCGTGGATGGCCTGGTCGATCGAGGGGATCGCGACGTTCACGATGCTGACGTCGAGCAGCGTCATGAACGCGGCGACCAGTCCGATGGTCAGGATCTGCCTGCGCCGCCGGGCGGCGGTCCGCTCGTCGAGCCCGGCCAGTGGATCCGGTTCCGGTTCGTCCGGGCCGCCCGGCCCGGATCGACCGGCACGACCCGGTGGATTGCCTTCTGCCGCGCTCAATCGGGCCTCGCTGACTGTGCCGCGTCCGGGTGCGGGCCCCGAACGGTGACCGCCGGGGACAGACTATCGCAAATCACTCCGAACGCCTGGTCAGCGACGTGCCGGCCGGGTCGTCGCCCCGCCGCTCAGGCGAGCTGCTGGGAGCACCAACGCGGGCCGAAGTCCAGACCCTCCAACGGGGAGTCCTCGCGGTGCAGCAGGTTCTTCTCGCCGAGCACGTGCAGCGGCGTCGTCAACTGGTCCGGCGGCAGGCCGACCTCTTCCGCGATGGCCTCCGGGAACGGTACCTGTCCCCGGGCCTCCAGGGTGGTGACCGCCTGGTACACCCGCTGTTCGATGTCGGTGAGATGCAGCTGTTGCATGGTGACCTCCTCGCCCGCGCACAGCGCGCGGGCAGTTCGCGAGGCGGCGATTACCCACCGAGACGGCGTTGATGCACCGGGTAGTGGATCCGCCACCGATCGTCGACCGGCGTCCCGTTCCCGGCGCCGCCCGGCCGGTCACCTAGGCTGCTACCCGTGACCTGGGACGTCGCCGTGATCGGGGCCGGACCGGCCGGGCTCTCCGCCGCGTTCGCCGCCGCGCGGGCCGGAGCCCGGACGGTGGTGCTGGAGAAGTCCGAGCATCCGCGCTACAAGACCTGCGGCGGCGGGCTGATCGGCACCTCGTTGGCGGCCGCCGAGGCGCGGATCGAGGTACCCGCCGACGACCGGGTGGACCGGGTGACCTTCACCGCCGACGGGCGGCGGGAGTTCACCCGCCGGCACCGGCCGGGGCAACTGCTCACGATGGTGCGGCGGGAGGAGTTCGACGACCGGCTGCGGGGCGCCGCCGTCGGCGCGGGCGCCGAGATCCGGCAACGGGTCGCGGTGCGCGGGGTCGAGCAGGACCCGGAGGGCGTACGCGTCCGGCTCGCCGACGGCACCGAACTGCGCGCCCGTACGGCGGTCGGCGCCGACGGCTCTGCCGGGGTGACCGCCCGCCAGGTCGGGGTGCGGTACTCGCAGGTCGACCTCGGGCTGGAGCTGGAGATCCCCGTCCCCGCCCCGCTCCAGCAGCGTTGGCGGGGCCGGCTGCTGCTCGACTGGGGACCGCTGCCCGGGTCGTACGCCTGGGTCTTCCCCAAGGGCGACCGGTTGACGGTCGGGGTGATCGCGGCCCGGGGCGAGGGGGAGCGGACCCGGCGTTACCTGCGGGGGTTCGTCGAGCGGCTGGGCCTGGCCGGCCTGGAGCCGGCGCACGACTCCGGGCACCTGACCCGGTGTCGCGCCGACGACTCCCCGCTGCGGCACGGCCGGGTGCTGGTCGCCGGGGACGCGGCCGGCCTGCTGGAGCCGTGGACCCGGGAGGGGATCAGCTTCGCGCTGCGCTCCGGGACGCTCGCCGGCACCGCCGCGGCCGGTGGTGACCTCGACGGGTACGTCCGGGCGGTGCACGACCAGCTCGTCCCGCCGATGCGGGCCGGGCACCGGATCCTCGACGCCTTCTCCCGGCATCCCGGCATCTTCCACACCGCCCTGGCCACCCCGCCCGGCTGGCGGATGTTCACCGCCTTCTGCCGGGGCGAGACCAGCTTCGACCGCACCCTGGAGCGTCGCCGGGTACGCGCCGCACTGGCCCTGCTCGGCTAGTTGCAGTGCTCACGCGCGTTGTCGACGGCGTGTCGGCCTGATCCAGGCAGAGGGTGCTGACGCCCGTACCTACCGGAGGCCGCTACGGCCCACCGGGCGTGGCGAGGTGGTGGAACAGGTCACGTGCCGCTCGGCCACTGTCTTTGATCAACTGCGGTAGGTGCTCGGCGATCTCCTCGGGCTGCCGGCCCGCGATGTGTCGGTTCCAGCGGTTTATCAGCTGCTGTAGCTGTTCCGGGACGTCGCGGCCCTTGAGCAGGGTGACCCACAGGCGCGACATCTGGGCCGAGAGCTGGTCGAAGGTCGACCGCAACCAGCGGTTCGCGCTCGCGACGGCCAGGAGCTGGAAGACGCGCATCGACAGCTCGGAGAAGCGCAGGACCGCTTCCAACCGGTACTCACCGTCGGTGTCGGGCGGGGACCACTCGGCCAGCAGCCGGGCAAGCTCTCGGGCCTCGGCGTCGGACAGGCGCTCCAGGCCCAGTCGGACAAGCTCGGGGCCGATGAGATCCCACGCCTCGACCAGCTCCGACACTCGCTGGGCGTCGAGGGGGCTCACGACGTACCCGGCCCGGGGCAGCGTGATGATCAGCCCCTCGCGGTCCAGCCGGGCGAGCGCCCGACGAATCGGCGTCAGGCCGTACGGGGTCGAGCTGGCCAGTCCCCGCTCGGTGAGCGACGACCCCGGCGGAAGCTCACAGGCCACGATGCGGGTACGCAGCGCCGCGTAG from Plantactinospora sp. BC1 carries:
- a CDS encoding cupin domain-containing protein, giving the protein MIRGADVVVVTESESRTTRTPGGTMSGLATPSQGSAELATWRVRMAPDGAGPVHAVDREQVWMPLAGSFTVTVDGQTRVIGAGQAAILPAGVARQIRAGAEPAEALVCMPAGGTATVPDDPQPRELPWAR
- a CDS encoding MarR family winged helix-turn-helix transcriptional regulator, encoding MTTDDPLARTELTFLLGMGFQLVLAEFVRRVAEAGYPDLRPVHGLAFQALRGGGATGTELAERLGVTKQAAGQLVDELERRGYLRREPHPSGGRRRLIVLTDRATEHLAVAGRVLHTLEAELVAGIGADGLAALRTELSRLVRHLAGDEPPPLRPLW
- a CDS encoding GntR family transcriptional regulator, producing MLEFYLDRHAGIPTYLQLVQQVTHALRVGALHPGDRLPTVKEASAQLAINPNTVLKAYRELERGGLVEAHPGRGTFVRSGVAVAAVPDHPVLRDQLAAWVDRARAAGLTADDVLALVSTAVRRGYPERTEPAA
- a CDS encoding DUF6286 domain-containing protein codes for the protein MRLVNRLATLLLGCALLGGGLLLIVEVFAVALDRGSVVIDRTDWYRTLTGTRLADPWVRTGIIAAGVVGLLILWGQLVRWKPERLPARFADGWHLQRRSVERQLATAANSVPGVESASARVRREGLGWRTRIRATGDASVRLAVEFTVRRELENLGASSQDHVDVQMVRSGSRPRTEVARVEG
- a CDS encoding Asp23/Gls24 family envelope stress response protein, with amino-acid sequence MADSKTATRNDNRKQAAAPGPVASPDGGGPPRAELSTEAGKTRIAEGVVAKIAGFAAREIPGVHSMGAGLARRVGQLRGLVPGGSETIRQGVSVEVGEREAAVDLDIVTFYGQSIVDVSEAVRRNVVERVQAMTGLRVVEVNINVDDVFVEGDQDGDGDDPQQRAR
- a CDS encoding MBL fold metallo-hydrolase; this translates as MRLTKYTHACVRLEHDGAVLVIDPGSWSEPAALRGADAVLVTHEHTDHIDVLRLAGLGVPVYAPAGANIPDLDVHPVAPGQEFTAAGLRVRAFGGRHATIYGGKPDCPNLGYLVEGRVYHPGDSVHRPEVPVETLLVPVQGSWLKTAEAIDFVRDVAPERAYGIHDAQVNERGLQSVHGWLAEEAGDCYRWLTPGQTA
- a CDS encoding MFS transporter — protein: MTLLDVSIVNVAIPSIDQAIHADPSDLQWILSGYALTFGLMLVPAGRFGDIRGRRNVFMLGLALFTLTSAAAGLAESPAWLIGARLLQGAAAGLVNPQVIGLIQQLYRGADRGRPFGMLGATIGISTAVGPLLGGALIELGGQHLGWRLVFFVNVPVGIATILFAWRLLPTGPGRRASRKGLDPVGVLLLGAGVVLLLLPLVQRQQWHGPLKWLLIPGGLLVLLGFVGWELRYRRHREPLFDLALFRLRSYSLGTLIGLLYFGGFVAVFFLFTLYLQSGLRYSALEAGLAITPFALGSALTAGVGGRIVNRFGRPLVAIGLATVAVGLGGVILALHFVPGHGAPLATALPLLVAGLGSGLVITPNQNLTLSEVPVGQAGSAAGMLQTGQRIGAAAGIAGVGAIFFSTLAATHGGWSRAFRDALLATIAFVLVALVAAIVDSWTERPGSPAGPGRSG
- a CDS encoding geranylgeranyl reductase family protein produces the protein MTWDVAVIGAGPAGLSAAFAAARAGARTVVLEKSEHPRYKTCGGGLIGTSLAAAEARIEVPADDRVDRVTFTADGRREFTRRHRPGQLLTMVRREEFDDRLRGAAVGAGAEIRQRVAVRGVEQDPEGVRVRLADGTELRARTAVGADGSAGVTARQVGVRYSQVDLGLELEIPVPAPLQQRWRGRLLLDWGPLPGSYAWVFPKGDRLTVGVIAARGEGERTRRYLRGFVERLGLAGLEPAHDSGHLTRCRADDSPLRHGRVLVAGDAAGLLEPWTREGISFALRSGTLAGTAAAGGDLDGYVRAVHDQLVPPMRAGHRILDAFSRHPGIFHTALATPPGWRMFTAFCRGETSFDRTLERRRVRAALALLG
- a CDS encoding GntR family transcriptional regulator codes for the protein MTDQGATGEASLTQQAYAALRTRIVACELPPGSSLTERGLASSTPYGLTPIRRALARLDREGLIITLPRAGYVVSPLDAQRVSELVEAWDLIGPELVRLGLERLSDAEARELARLLAEWSPPDTDGEYRLEAVLRFSELSMRVFQLLAVASANRWLRSTFDQLSAQMSRLWVTLLKGRDVPEQLQQLINRWNRHIAGRQPEEIAEHLPQLIKDSGRAARDLFHHLATPGGP